Genomic DNA from Acidobacteriota bacterium:
CCCGCGCCGACCGCGTACGGGTGCCACCAGAGGCTCGCGAGGCTCCCGGCGACCCCCGAGATCAGGTACGTGATCAGGAAGCCGGATCTGCCCAACAATCGCTCGACGAGCGCGCCGATCTGCCAGAGGGCGAACATGTTGCAGAAGAGGTGGATCGCTCCGAAGTGCAGGTAGTTCGACGTGAGCAGCCGCCACCACTCGCCGTTCGCGGTGAGCGGCCCGAAGTCGGCCCCCCAGGCGCGCATCACCTCCGTGTCGGGACTGAGAGGATTCGCGCCGTTCGCGAGCATGGCGATCCACACAGCGACGTTCACCGCGATCAGCGTGGGCGTCAGCGGCGCGGAAGGCGTGAGCTGGTGGAGCGCGACGGCGAACCGGACTCCGGGGGGAAGGGGGCGCGGCGCGGGTTCGAGGTCGATGGAAACGTCAGCGGGCATCGGCGGCGACCGTCGGTTCGCCGGCCGTCTGCTCGTGCGCGTGGTACGAAGAGCGCACCAGCGGCCCCGACTCGACGTGCTTGAAGCCTCGCGCCAGCCCTTCCTCCTTGAGTCGCGCGAACTCCTCGGGGGCGTAGTAGCGCTCCACCGGGAGGTGCTGCATCGACGGCCGCAGGTACTGGCCGATGGTCATGATGTCGCAGTCGGCGGCGCGCAGATCGTCCATGAGCGCGAGCATCTCGTCGAGGGTCTCGCCCACGCCGACCATGACGCCGGACTTCGTGCGCACGGGGTAGGCCGCTTTCGACTCCGCCGCCGCCTTCAGGATCTTCAGCGACTGCGCGTAGTCAGCGCCGGCGCGCACGCGGCGGTAGAGCGACGGCACCGTCTCCATGTTGTGATTGAGGATCTCGGGGCGGGCGGCCATCACCGCCCTCAGCGCCGCGAGATCCCCCTGGAAATCCGGGATCAGCACCTCGATGGCGCACCCCTCGTTGAGGCGCCGCACCTCGTGAATCGTCCGCGCGAAGTGGGCGGCGCCGCCGTCTCCGAGATCGTCGCGATCGACCGAGGTGATGACGGCGTGGCGAAGCTTGAGCTTCCGCACCGCCTCGGCCACGTGCCGGGGCTCGTCCGGGTCGAGCGCCTTCGGGATCTCCTTCCCGACGGCGCAGAAGCCGCACCGGCGCGTGCAGTCAGCGCCCATGATCATGAAGGTGCCGGTGCCGTGGCTCCAGCACTCGAAGATGTTCGGGCAGCGCGCCTCCTCGCAGACGGTGTGGAGGTTCAGGTCCTTCACCATGCCGCGGATCCGGCCGTAGTCCTCCCCCGTCCTGAGGCGGATCTTGATCCACTCGGGCTTGGCGAGCGGAGCGTCCACGCGGCCTCTCATCTCAGCGCCCCCCGGACGCCGCGGCGGCGAGCGAGGCCGGCGGCGCGGCGAGGCCGCCGGCATCCGCCGCGACGACCTCGCGATCGAAGACCTCCCCGAAGTGCCGCGCGCAGGCGCGCGCGACCGCGTCGAGGCCGAACGATTCACCGGTTAGCTCCCGCAGGGACGTCACCCCCGCGTCGGTGATGCCGCACGGGACGATGTGCCCGAAGTACGAGAGATCGGTCGTGACGTTGAAGGCGAAGCCGTGGCTCGTGATCCACCGGCTGACCCTCACGCCGATCGCCGCGAGCTTGCGGCCGCCGGCCCAGACGCCCGTGCGCCCCTCGACGCGCGCGGAGTCGACGCCGAAATCGCGCGCGGCGCGGATCAGCACCTCCTCGAGATCGCGGACGTACCGGTGCACGTCGCAGCGGTCGGGGCGCAGGTCGATGACGGGATAGCCGACGAGCTGGCCGGGGCCGTGGTACGTGACGTCGCCGCCGCGCCCCGTCCCGTGGACGCCGATGCCCCGGGCCGCGCGCGTCCCCTCGTCGAGGAGGACGTTCGACCCGTCCGCTCCCCGGCCGAGCGTGACGACGTGGGGGTGCTCGAGGAGAAGAAGGGCCTCGCCTCCCGTCCCCGCCGCAAGATCGCGGACGAGCGACTCCTGGAGCCGCGTCGCCTCGGGGTAGGCGACCCGGCCGAGGCGCCTCGCCTCGCAGCGGCGTCGCATCAGCGTCTCATCTCTCCGCGGGCTTTCAGCTCAGGTCCGTGAAGGTGCCGCGCTCGAGCGTCCCCTTGACGTGCGAGAGGAACTGCTCGGCGACGGCGCCGTCGACCAGGCGGTGGTCGTAGCCGAGGACCATGTACATCATCGATCGGATCGCGATCGCGTCGTCGATGACGACCGGGCGCTTCTGGATGACGCCGATGCCGAGGATGGCGACGTTCGGCTGGTTGATGATCGGCATCCCGTAGAGGCCGCCGAAGGCCCCGGGGTTGGTCAGGGTGAAGGTGCTCCCCTGGATCTCGTCGGGGCCGAGCTTGCGCGTCCTGGCGCGCGTGCCGAGGTCGTTCACCGAGCGCGCGATCCCGAGGAGGTTCTTCTCGTCGGCGTTCCGGATGACCGGGACGATGAGCCCCCAGTCGAGCGCGACGGCCACGCCGAAGTGCACTCGGCGGTGGTAGACGACGCTGTTGCCGTCGATCGAGGCGTTGACGGCCGGGAAGGCCTTGAGCCCCTCGATCGCCGCCTTGATGACGAACGGCGTGTACGTGAGCTTGATCCCCTCGCGCGCCTCGAAGGTCGCCTTGTGCTTCTCGCGCAGCTTCACGACCTTCGTCATGTCCACCTCGTAGACCGTGTGGACGTGAGCCGAGGTCCGGCGGGAGACGATCATGTGCTCGGCGATGATCTTCCGGATGTTCGTGAGGGGCTCGACGCGGACGTCCTCGCCCGGCGCGTACGCGATCGCCGGCGAGGCCGGAGCGGCCGCGGAGGCGTGGGACGGGGCCGCCGTCGCCGGCATCACCGCGGCGCCGGCGCCGCCGGCGTCGAGGTGGGCCATGATGTCGTTGCGCGTGACGCGCCCGGAGATCCCCGAGCCCTGGAGGTGCGAGATGTCGACGCCGTGCTCCGCGGCGATGCGGCGGACGAGAGGGGTCGATCGCACGCGCCGCAGCTCCTCCTTCGTCGGGATCTGGCCCGCGCGTCGCTGCGCCGAGAGATCCGCGCTCGAGAGGGCGCGGCCGTGCGACGGCGCGGGTGCGGCCATCGGCGGCGCCGCGGGGGGCGAAGTCTGCGCAGGACGTGACGCGGGAGGCTGCTGCGGCGCGGGGGACGGCGCCTGGACGCTCGCGGCGGCCGGCGTCGAAAGGGCGGCGCCCGCCTCCGTCTCGACGCGCGCGAGGACCGCGTTGATCTCGACGGTCTTCCCCTCGGGGACGAGGATCTCGGCGAGCACGCCGCTCGCGGGGGAGGGAACCGTCGCGTCCACCTTGTCGGTGGAGATCTCGAGGATGTCCTCGTCGCGCTTGACGCTCTCTCCGACCTTTTTCAGGTAGCGGAGGACCGTCCCCTCCGCGATGCTCTCCCCCATCTGGGGCATGATGACGTCGACTTTCATCCGTGAGGCTCCATCCGCCGGCCCGGCGCACGGCCGGGCGGCACTCAGTACGCGATCAGTTCCCTGGCGGCCGCGACGACCTTCGCCGCGTCCGGAATGAAGAGGTCCTCGAGCGGCGCCGCGTACGGGGCCGGGGTGTCCGGCGCCGTGACGCGCACGACGGGCCCGTCGAGGTACTCGAACGCGCGCTCCCCGATGCGCGAGGCGATCTCGGCGCCGATGCCGCCGGTGCGCGTGTCCTCGTGGAGCACGATCACCTTGCCGGTCTTCGCGGCCGCCGCGAGGATTGCGTCGTCGTCGAGGGGGAGGAGCGTCCGGAGGTCCAGCACCTCGGTGGAGACGCCGTCCTGCTCGAGGCGGCGCGCCGCGTCGAGGGCCGTGTGGACCATAGCACCGTACGTCACGATCGCGAGATCGCTCCCCTGCCGCCGCGTCGCGGCGACCCCCAGCGGGACCGCGTAGTCCTCGTCGGGCAGGTCCTCCTTCACGCGGCGGTACAGGAACTTGTGCTCGAGGAAGAGGACCGGGTCCTCGTCGCGGATCGCCGACTTCAACAGCCCCTTCGCGTCGTAGGCGGTCGCCGGCTCCACGATCTTCAGCCCCGGCACGTGGAAGAAGTGCGCCTCGACGTTCTGGGAGTGGAACGGCCCCGCCCTCACGCCGCCGCCGCACGGCCCGCGCACCACCATCGGAACCCCCCCGCCCCAGCGCCAGCGGCACTTGGCCGCGAAGTTGACGAGCTGGTTGAACCCGCAGGCGATGAAGTCGATGAACTGCATCTCGGCCACGGGGCGCATCCCGGCGAGCGCCGCCCCGACGGCGGCCCCGACGATCCCCGCCTCCGCGATCGGCGTGTCGATGACGCGCCGGTCGCCGAAGCGATCCCGAAGACCCGCGGTCACCTTGAACGCCCCCCCGTACGCGCCGATGTCCTCGCCGAGAAGGAAGACCCTCGCGTCGCGCTCCATCTCTTCGGTGAGCGCCTGCCGGATCGCCTCGAGGTACGTCGCCTGGGCCATGGGTCAGATGTGGATATAGCTTCCGAGGACGCCTTCCGCCGCCTCGTGAATCCCCTCCGCGAGGGTGGGATGCGCGTGCACCGTGTGGACGAGCTCGTCCACGGTGGCCTCGGCCTTCATCGCGACCACCGCCTCCGCGATGAGATCGGTGGCGTGCGGGCCGACGATGTGGACGCCGAGGATCTCCCCGTACTTCGCCTCGGAGACGATCTTGACGAACCCCTCGCTCGCGCCGAGGATCTTGGCCTTGCCGAGCGCCGTCCACGGGAACTTGCCGACCTTCACGTCGAACCCCCGCTCGCGCGCCTTCCTCTCGGAGATGCCGACGCTCGCCACCTCGGGCTCGCAGTACGTGCACGAGGGGATCTGGCCGTAGTTCAGCGGGTGAGCCTCGCGCCCGGCGATGTGCTCCGCGGCGAGGACCCCTTCGGCCGACGCGACGTGAGCGAGCTGCGGGTGCGGCCCCCCCTCCATGGCGACGACGTCGCCGATGGCGTAGAGGCCCGGCTCCGCGCTGCGCATGAAGGGGTCGACCTTGATGAACCCCTTCTCGACGACCGCCTTCGTGGCTTCGAGGTTGAGCCCGTCCGTCACCGGCCGGCGGCCGACGGCCACGAGGAGGATCTCCGCCTCGAGCGGCGTCGACGTCCCGTCCGGCGCGGTGGCCCTCATCTTCACCGATGAGGCCGAGACCTCGAACCCCTCGGCCGTGACGCCGGTCAGGATGGTGATCTTGCGTTTCCGCAGCGCCTTCTCGAGCTCGGCCGAGCACTCCTCGTCCTCGATGGGGAGGATCCGGGGGAGCATCTCGACCAGCGTGACCCGGCTGCCGAACCGGTTGAAGACCGTCGCGAACTCGACGCCCACGGCGCCGGCCCCGAGAACGATGAGGGACTTCGGGATCTGCTTCAGCTCGAGGAGCTCGTCGCTCGTGAGGACGCGCTTGCCGTCGATCTTGACCGCGGGGATCGCGCGGGGGGCCGAGCCGGTCGCGACGATGATGCTGGCCGCCTCGATGTCGGACGTCATGGCGCCGCCGGCGACCGTGATCCGCCCCTTCCCTGCGAGCTTCCCCGTGCCGGTGAGAACGGTCACGCCGTTCTTCTTCATGAGGAACTCGATTCCCTTCGCGTTGCTCCTCACGACCTTGTTCTTGTGGCGGTGGACCCCCTCGAAATCGACCGTCGGGTCGCCGGCCTTCACGCCGAACGAGCCGGCGTCGCGGACGGTGTCGAGAATCGAGGCCGAGTGGAGGAGAGCCTTCGTCGGGATGCACCCCCGGTGAAGGCACGTCCCGCCCAGGAGCGGGTCGCGCTCGATCAGGATCGTCTTCAATCCGAGCTGCCCGGCGCGGATGGCGGCCACGTAGCCGCCGGGCCCGCTGCCGATCACGGCGACATCGCACTTCTCGGTGGGCATGGGGTTCGGCGCTCCAGTAGGGTGAACGCGGAAGATATCAAACCCTCCCCGCTCCGGTCCATCGCGCCGGGACAACCCGGATCGGCTACGATGGGCGGCCCGGAGCGGCCGTGCGCCGCGGCCGGCATGGGGGAGCGTTGAAGGTCGTCCTGAAGCTCGCGATCGTCGCCGCGGCTTTCTTCGTCTTCGTCGTCGCCCTCGAGACGATCAAGACCTCCGCCCGGGGCATCGCCCCGGTTCTCCACGTGATCCACGTCGAGGGGGTGTGGAACCTCTTCGGGCTCGGCTGGATCATGGCGTACGCGGTTCTCTCGGGGTCGCCGATCGCCGCCGTCGCCCTCAGCCTCTACGGCGCCGGGACGATCAACGACGTCGAGGCTCTGGGCATGATCGCCGGCTCGCGCTTCGGCGCGTCGTTCGTCGTGCTGCTCGTGGGCGCCATCCACTACCTGCGCGGCCAGAGGAAGATCATCACCGTGGCGACGGGAGTCCTCGCCCTCCTCACGACGTGGACCATCTACGCTCCGGCGACGATCGGCGGCTATCTCATGCTCGTCACCGGCTCGCTCGACCGGTTCAGGTTCCAGGCTCCCGGCGCGTTCGTCTCGTTCCTCGACGTCACGGTGAAGCCCATCGTCGCCCTCTTCGCCGCGTGGCTCCACCCGACCGTCCTCTTCATCGCGGGGGTCGCGCTCCTGCTGGGGGCGTTCAAGACGTTCGACATGGCGCTCCCGGAGATCAATCCGCAGCACGGTCGGTTCAAGCGGATCGCCGACATCGTCTACCGGCCCAAGGTGATGTTCCTGCTCGGCGTCGCCATCACGTGCGTGACGCTGTCGGTCTCGGTCAGCGTCGGGATCCTCGTCCCCCTCTCGGCCAAGGGATACGTGCGGCGCGAGAACGTGATCCCGTACGTGATGGGCGCGAACATCTCGACGTTCATCGACACGCTCTTCGCGTCCCTGCTGGTCGGCGAGCCGCGCGCCTTCACCGTCGTCCTGGCCGAGATGCTGAGCGTCGGGACGATTTCGTTGCTGGTCGTCTTCCTGTTCTACCGTCCCTACAGCCGCGCGCTCGAGTCGATCCTCGAGCGCATCACCGGCAACCGGACGGCGTTCCTGGTTTTTCTCTCGATCACGATGGCGATGCCCTTGATCTTCCTGCTGATGTGACGGGCAGGACGGAGATGACGCGCTTGAGAGCTCTCGTGTACGCGAACCGCCCGGACAGGGCCCGCCAGGTGGTCTCGTGGGTCTCGGCCCTCACCGGCAAGATTCCCGGTGAGGCCGTCGTCCAGGTCATGGCCGAAGCCTCCCCCGCCGAGATCGAGGCGGCCCGCATTCTGGCCGAGGGGCTGGCGCCCGCGACCGGCGCGCCGCCGAGACGGCTCACGTCCCCGGGAGGATCCCCCGAGGAGGTGATCGCGGCGCAGGCCGCCGAAGGGGACTACAGCCTGGTCGTCCTCGCGCCGGCCGGGCGCAAGGGGTTCATCCGGCTCTTCTACGGATCGATGGTGGCGCACGTGGTCCGGCGCGTGAGCACCTCGGTGCTCGTCGTCCGGGGCGTGGGCGCCGCTCCTCCGAAGAAGATCCTCGTGTGCGTCTCCGGATCGAGGCACTCGCTCACCAACGTGACGGTCGCCGCCCAGCTCGCCGGGCTCTTCGGGGCCGAGCTCACGCTGCTCACGGTTCTCTCCCAGGTGAGCGTCGATCTCGCGGGAAGGGAGCCCTTCGGCGGCGATCCGGACGCGCTCCTCGAGACGGATCATCCCCTCGCAGGACATCTCCGAGTCGCGGGAGAGCTGGCGGAGAGGATGGGCGCGCGCGCGGCGGTGAGGGTGCGGCAGGGGCTGATCGCCGGGGAGATCGTCGAGGAGGCGAAGGGCTCGGGCGCCGATCTTCTCGTCGTGGGAACGCACCGCGCCGAGGACTTCGACACGGTGTACGACGACATCACGGATCAGATCGTGCAGTCGTCTCCCGTGTCGACGCTGGTCGTGGGGCTGAGGGCGGCGCTCCTCTGATCCGCCGGGGTCAGTGGCGGCGGCCGACCTGAGACCCGATCCGGTTCTGGCACTGCCGGAACTGATCCTGACATCTCTGGACGCAGCCGCTGATGCCGTCCTCGCCGGTTCCCGACGGGGACGCTTCCTGGCACTTGTTCCTGCACGCCATCATCGCGATCTGGCAGGGGCCGGGCTTGTCGGGGTTGTCATCCCGCGCGATCGGCGAGTCGTCGTCCGCGACGGGAATCCGGAACCGGGGGAGGGTTGAGCGCATCGCGGTCAGCGTCATCCCGAGGCGCTCCGGCGAGAGCGAATCCTCAGGGCTCTGGCTGGTCGCGTTGACGCCGAAGACCGAGAGCATCGCCTGAAGATCGCCGACGGTCGCCGGGCTGCTGGACGGGTGCGCCGGCTTGTAGCCGACGGCGTGCAGGATTCCCAGGGAGTTCACCTCGTCAAACCCTCCGGCCGGGGCGTTCACGGAAATCTCCGAGACGAGGCTCTTCGCGAGGCCGCCGACGGTGAGCGCGGGCGGCGTCTTGATGCCTCCGGTGGGGCTCTTGGGGTCGGTATTCGCGAATACGGCGAAGGAAACCGCGACGAGAGCCGCGGTGACTCCGATGACGACGGAGTTCTTCGGGAAGGCAACCTTCATGAGGCCATTCTCCTATCCGGCAGGGAATGAGTTCGCTGGCAGAAGATGAAAGGGGGGGACAGCCCCTCGAGACGGGTCAGAATATACGGCGAGAAACGCCCGGCTCGCAAGGACGATCGGCCGGAAGTCCCCGAAAACACAAAGGGACCCGATGAACGGGTCCCTGAGATGAATTGCGGGATGAACTGGAGCCTGGAGCGGTGTGACTAGAAGCCGAAGGGCAGGTTGCCGGTGTACGCCTGAGCCGGCCCGACCTTGTCGAGAACCTCGGTTTCTGAAAGGGTCGTGATCGTCGGAGCGGTGTACTCAGCTCTCTCGGTCGTCATCTCTGGCCTCCGGTTCATCAACCGCGACACGCCTCAACGTCTTACCGTTTGGCCTGCGGGGTCGCTAGGGACATCACCTGATATCGGGTTGCCGCGCCGCACACAGCGACAGCGCGCCCTCATTTATACCGCAGCCTGGCGCGAAGCGCAACAGATATTTTTGGCGAAAGCGCCCGCCCGGCGCCCCGTCCTAGGAGGGTGGAACAAGTCTCAGGATAATACGAACAAAAACAAGCAGATACGGTCGATCCACCACCCATCATCTTAATACTCACGCCCCGCGCCTCCTCAACCAGTGCGTCCCATCCTGCCGACTATCAACGCGGAGATGCGCGCGCCACCGGGCGCACTTGGGCACTCGCCGGAAACCAGTGCCGCGTCCGGTTGCACGCGGCGCACACGGAGAGCATCACCGGCACTTCGACGAGCACCCCCACGACGGTGGCCAGCGCGGCTCCCGAGGAGGGGCCGAAGAGCGTGATGGCCACGGCGACGGCCAGCTCGAAGAAGTTGCTGGCGCCGATGAGCGCACCCGGGGCGGCGATGTCGTGGCGGATCCGGAAGGCCGCCATGAGGCCGTACGCCAGCGCGGCGTTGAAGTAGACCTGGAGCAGAATCGGGACGGCAATCAGGACGACGTCAAAGGTCCTGCCCGTCAGGTTGTCGGACTGGAACGCGAAGATCAGGACGAGCGTCGCGAGGAGCGCGAGCGTCGTCACGGGATGGAATCGCGGCAGGAAGCTTTCCTCGAGCCACACCCGGCCCTTGAGCCGGATCAGCGCCCAACGGCTGAGGCTCCCCATCGCCAGCGGGATCACGATGAACGCGACGACGCTGTCGAGGAGCACCTGGAACGGCACCTGAAGATTGCTCGCGCCCCGAACGAGGAAACCGACAATCGGTGCGAACAGGACCAGCATCACGAGGTCGTTCAGCGAGACCTGCACGAGGGTGTACGCGGGATCCCCTTCCGTCAGGTACGACCAGACGAAGACCATCGCCGTGCACGGGGCGGCCGCGAGGATGATGACGCCGGCCACGTACTGGTCCGCCAGCTCGGGGCCGATGAGGGGCAGGAAGAGGTGCTTGAAGAAGATCCAGCCGAGGAGCGCCATCGAGAACGGCTTCACGAGCCAGTTCACGATCAGCGTGATGACAAGGCCGCCGGGCCTTCGCGTCACGCCGGCGAGGCTGCCGAGGTCGATCTTCAGCATCATCGGGTAGATCATCAGCCAGATGAGCGCCGCCATCGCGATGTTGATGTGGCTCGTGGCGCCGACTTCGAACCCGCGAATCGCCGACGTCACGCCGGGGAGCGTCTTCCCCAGTAGAATCCCGGCGACCATGCAGAGCCCGACCCAGAGCGTCAGATACCGCTCGAAGAAACCCAGGCGTCTGGCTTCCACTCGTGACCTCCTCGCCGATCGCGTCGTTTCGCAGGGTTGACGACATGAGTATAACCGCATATCCTCATCTCGTCATGCGCTCGACACTCGCTTCGGACGTCGCCCCCGTGGTCCGACTGTTCAAGGCCCTCGGGGACGAGACGAGGCTTCGGATCGTCGCCCTCCTCTCGCACGGCGAGCTCTGCGTCTGCCACTTCCAGGAGGCGCTGGCCCTGCCTCAAACCAACGTGTCGCGCCAGTTGGGAGTCCTTCGAGCCGCCGGCGTCGTCGGGACTCGACGCTCCGGCTCCTGGGTTCACTACCGTCTCGCGAAGCAGAACGACCCGCGCTGCAGCCGGCAGCTCAAGCTCCTCGTCCGATCGTTCTCGAGGGGCCACATCTCCCGCGAGGATCTCGCCCGCCTCCTGAAGGCGCGCGGCCCGGACTCCTGCCCATGAGCCGAAAACTGGTCAGAGTGCTCTTCGCATGTGTCCACAACGCCGGCCGATCGCAGATGGCGGCCGCGCTGTTCAATCAGCTGGTCCGACCAACCGTCGCGGAGGCGCTCTCCGCGGGAACGGAGCCGGCGGCAGGGATTCACCCCGTCGTCGTGGACGTGATGCGCGAAGCAGGGATGGATCTCTCGAATGGGACGCCGCGCCTGCTCACACCGGAGCTCGCCCGGTCGGTCCAGTTGCTGGTCACGATGGGATGCGGCGAGGAGTGTCCGGTCGTCCCAGGAGTCGAGCGACAGGACTGGCCGCTCCCCGACCCGAAGGGTCAGCCGCCCGAGCGCGTGCGGCAGATCCGGGAGGCAATCCGGGATCGCGTGGCGGCGCTCTTGGCGGCGAAGGGCTGGGACTGAGAGGCGCGGCTAGAAGCTCCGGCCGGCCGGAACGTGCGAGAGGCGGAGCGGCTCCGGGATGAGATCCACCGCGGACGGCGGCCCCGCCACGACGTCGGCGACGAGCTCGCCGATCACCGGCCCGTGCTTGAAGCAGTGTCCCGACCCCCCGCCGACGATCCAGACGTTTTCGAAGTCGGGGTGGCGGTCGAAGATCATCTGATCGTCCTTCGTCGCCTCGTACTGGCAGACGCGGCTTTCGACGACCGGAGCCGCGGCCATGCCGGGGAATCTCCGCTTCAGGCACGCGCGCGTCACCTTCAGGATCGCCGCCGACGGCGTGCGGCTCATCGTCGAAGGGTCCACCGCGCGCCCCGGAAGATCGGCGGTCGCCTTGAACCCCCGGCCGTCGACCGACGGAATCCCGTAGCACTTCGTCCCCAGCTCGAGCCACACCGGAAGCCGCGAGACGTCGAAGCGCTCGTCGCCGGGGGGCGTGCCGAAGTAGAAGACGTCCTTCCGCGTCACCGCGATCTTCCGCTTCAGAAGCGCCGGGAAGAGGCGCGGGAGCCACGGGCCACACGCGAAGACGAAGGCGCGGCCGGAGATCGTCGAGGACCCGGACACGACGTTCTTCAGACGACGCCCGACCGCGCCCCCGGGCCGCACCTCCGCGCGCACGACGCGCCCCCCGGAGAGCTCGAACTCGCGCGCGATGGCGAGGCAGGACTTCCGCGCGAGGAGCGTGCCGGAGCCGGTCTCGAGGATCGACCACTTCACGCCGCGCGGATCGATCTGAGGGTAGCGGCGCTTCAAAGCGCGGGCGTCGAGCACGTCGAAGGGAACGCGGTTGCGCGTGAGGTCGGCGACGATCGACATCCCGTACGCCTCGTCCGACATCACGAGCCACAGGACGCCGCACGCGTAGAGGACCTGCTCGTCCCACCGCAGCTGCCAGCTCGCCCACATCGCCAGGGAGCGCTTCGCCCACTTCGAGTAGAGGTCCGCCCCACCGTAGCCGCAGCGGATCACGCGGTTCTCGTCCGAGGAGGTCGCGCGCGGATTCCCGGGCCCGAAGGCGTCGACGAGCGCGACGTCGTGACCGCGCTCTCTGAGCTCCCGCGCGGTGGAGAGCCCCATGATGCCGGCGCCGACGACGACGTACTCGGCCATGGTGCGGCGCGCAAGATCCTCTCTCATCGGGCGTAAGCTACCGCAAGCCTCGCGCACGCCTCAAGCCGAGCCGCCCGCCGCTTGTGAGGTGCCCGGCGGCGCGGATAGAATCGCCCCTCATTCAACCCCCCGGAGGCCACCCCCCTCATGATCGACTCCCGCTCCCGCCGATCCCCCCTCCCACGCCTCGCGATCGCCGCGCTCGTCCTGGCGGTCGGCGCCGGACTCGTTCCCGCCGCGGAGAAGAAGCCGGCGGCGACAGCGGCCGCGACGCCGCCGGCGCCCTCGGGCTCCCCGGTGGCCGATCGCGGCTTCACCGCCGACGACGTCAAGGGGCTCGCGTGGCGCAGCATCGGCCCGGCCAACATGGGGGGGCGCGTCTCCGCTATCGCCCTCATCCCGGGGAGCCTCAAGAGCTTCTACGTCGGCTACGCGATCGGCGGCGTCTTCAAGACCGAGAACATGGGCGTGACGTTCACGCCGGTCTTCGACAAGTACCCCGCCTTCTCGATCGGGGCCCTCGCCGTCGCCGACGCCCCCGCCGACTGGCCGGGGTGGGCCGACGAGAAGGCGCCGGCCGACGCCAACAAGGATGTCGCCGATCGCGGCAAGGGGAAGATCGTGTGGGTCGGCACGGGCGAGGGGAACGGGCGCAACTCGTCGTCGTGGGGAGGGGGCGTCTACCGCTCGACCGACGCCGGCGCGACCTTCAAGTACCTGGGCCTCGCCGAGACGCAGGACATCCCGCGCATCGCGGTCGACCCGAGAAACCCCGACATTCTCTACGTCGCGGCGCTCGGCCGGCTCTGGGGAGCGAACCCGGAGCGGGGGGTCTACAAGACGTCGGACGGCGGGAAGAGCTGGCAGCAGATCCTCAAGGTCGACGACAGGGTCGGCGCGTGCGACGTCGTGCTCGATCCGAAGTCCCCCGACACGGTCTACGCCGGCCTCTACGCGCGGCGCCGCACGGCGTGGAGCTTCAGCGGCCTCGGCGAGGCGGGCGGCATCTTCCGGTCGGACGACGCGGGAAAGAGCTTCA
This window encodes:
- a CDS encoding universal stress protein, with the protein product MRALVYANRPDRARQVVSWVSALTGKIPGEAVVQVMAEASPAEIEAARILAEGLAPATGAPPRRLTSPGGSPEEVIAAQAAEGDYSLVVLAPAGRKGFIRLFYGSMVAHVVRRVSTSVLVVRGVGAAPPKKILVCVSGSRHSLTNVTVAAQLAGLFGAELTLLTVLSQVSVDLAGREPFGGDPDALLETDHPLAGHLRVAGELAERMGARAAVRVRQGLIAGEIVEEAKGSGADLLVVGTHRAEDFDTVYDDITDQIVQSSPVSTLVVGLRAALL
- the sucB gene encoding 2-oxoglutarate dehydrogenase, E2 component, dihydrolipoamide succinyltransferase, which translates into the protein MKVDVIMPQMGESIAEGTVLRYLKKVGESVKRDEDILEISTDKVDATVPSPASGVLAEILVPEGKTVEINAVLARVETEAGAALSTPAAASVQAPSPAPQQPPASRPAQTSPPAAPPMAAPAPSHGRALSSADLSAQRRAGQIPTKEELRRVRSTPLVRRIAAEHGVDISHLQGSGISGRVTRNDIMAHLDAGGAGAAVMPATAAPSHASAAAPASPAIAYAPGEDVRVEPLTNIRKIIAEHMIVSRRTSAHVHTVYEVDMTKVVKLREKHKATFEAREGIKLTYTPFVIKAAIEGLKAFPAVNASIDGNSVVYHRRVHFGVAVALDWGLIVPVIRNADEKNLLGIARSVNDLGTRARTRKLGPDEIQGSTFTLTNPGAFGGLYGMPIINQPNVAILGIGVIQKRPVVIDDAIAIRSMMYMVLGYDHRLVDGAVAEQFLSHVKGTLERGTFTDLS
- a CDS encoding rhomboid family intramembrane serine protease: MPADVSIDLEPAPRPLPPGVRFAVALHQLTPSAPLTPTLIAVNVAVWIAMLANGANPLSPDTEVMRAWGADFGPLTANGEWWRLLTSNYLHFGAIHLFCNMFALWQIGALVERLLGRSGFLITYLISGVAGSLASLWWHPYAVGAGASGAVFGVYGALLGFITRESGTIPREVLSRLRSGGVTFLGYNLIFGLSIPGISLAAHAGGLAAGFLCGVLLSHQLTIQGASTRARRSLVLATLGVVGISAAVAVFPPPFDFEGELEAYRVVAGET
- a CDS encoding alpha-ketoacid dehydrogenase subunit beta, whose amino-acid sequence is MAQATYLEAIRQALTEEMERDARVFLLGEDIGAYGGAFKVTAGLRDRFGDRRVIDTPIAEAGIVGAAVGAALAGMRPVAEMQFIDFIACGFNQLVNFAAKCRWRWGGGVPMVVRGPCGGGVRAGPFHSQNVEAHFFHVPGLKIVEPATAYDAKGLLKSAIRDEDPVLFLEHKFLYRRVKEDLPDEDYAVPLGVAATRRQGSDLAIVTYGAMVHTALDAARRLEQDGVSTEVLDLRTLLPLDDDAILAAAAKTGKVIVLHEDTRTGGIGAEIASRIGERAFEYLDGPVVRVTAPDTPAPYAAPLEDLFIPDAAKVVAAARELIAY
- the lipB gene encoding lipoyl(octanoyl) transferase LipB, giving the protein MRRRCEARRLGRVAYPEATRLQESLVRDLAAGTGGEALLLLEHPHVVTLGRGADGSNVLLDEGTRAARGIGVHGTGRGGDVTYHGPGQLVGYPVIDLRPDRCDVHRYVRDLEEVLIRAARDFGVDSARVEGRTGVWAGGRKLAAIGVRVSRWITSHGFAFNVTTDLSYFGHIVPCGITDAGVTSLRELTGESFGLDAVARACARHFGEVFDREVVAADAGGLAAPPASLAAAASGGR
- the lpdA gene encoding dihydrolipoyl dehydrogenase; the encoded protein is MPTEKCDVAVIGSGPGGYVAAIRAGQLGLKTILIERDPLLGGTCLHRGCIPTKALLHSASILDTVRDAGSFGVKAGDPTVDFEGVHRHKNKVVRSNAKGIEFLMKKNGVTVLTGTGKLAGKGRITVAGGAMTSDIEAASIIVATGSAPRAIPAVKIDGKRVLTSDELLELKQIPKSLIVLGAGAVGVEFATVFNRFGSRVTLVEMLPRILPIEDEECSAELEKALRKRKITILTGVTAEGFEVSASSVKMRATAPDGTSTPLEAEILLVAVGRRPVTDGLNLEATKAVVEKGFIKVDPFMRSAEPGLYAIGDVVAMEGGPHPQLAHVASAEGVLAAEHIAGREAHPLNYGQIPSCTYCEPEVASVGISERKARERGFDVKVGKFPWTALGKAKILGASEGFVKIVSEAKYGEILGVHIVGPHATDLIAEAVVAMKAEATVDELVHTVHAHPTLAEGIHEAAEGVLGSYIHI
- the lipA gene encoding lipoyl synthase produces the protein MRGRVDAPLAKPEWIKIRLRTGEDYGRIRGMVKDLNLHTVCEEARCPNIFECWSHGTGTFMIMGADCTRRCGFCAVGKEIPKALDPDEPRHVAEAVRKLKLRHAVITSVDRDDLGDGGAAHFARTIHEVRRLNEGCAIEVLIPDFQGDLAALRAVMAARPEILNHNMETVPSLYRRVRAGADYAQSLKILKAAAESKAAYPVRTKSGVMVGVGETLDEMLALMDDLRAADCDIMTIGQYLRPSMQHLPVERYYAPEEFARLKEEGLARGFKHVESGPLVRSSYHAHEQTAGEPTVAADAR